In Prunus dulcis chromosome 2, ALMONDv2, whole genome shotgun sequence, a single genomic region encodes these proteins:
- the LOC117618082 gene encoding uncharacterized protein LOC117618082 — protein sequence MRGQAVADFLSEFTEPQASAATQLITEPNPSPSQDQTPTENTLDLTQPLWTLFVDGSSNAQGCGAGLVLVSPDKVALEYALRFNFQASNNEAEYEALLAGLSLAKEMDARQIQIFSDSQLVVHQVNQDFTAKDASMTAYLQHARHLLATFHAHSIRQVPRSENSHADALARLASALEQGMGRHIHIEFLAQPSTQAPLICTIDHSPTWMDPILQFLQNQTLPADPAEARRVRHRSARYLVINGSLYKRGFSLPYLRCLTPEEGHYVLREIHEGICGNHSGARSLAHKAIRQRYFWPSLHTDAQTFTQKCDKCQRFANIPQLPAEPLTAMVSPLPFAQWGLDLIGPMPEGKGQVKYAVVAVDYFTKWAEAEALATITAARIESFVWQNIVCCFGIPNSIVTDNGRQFDNAKFKQFCSNLKIRLCFASPAHPQSNGQVEAVNKIXVTDNGRQFDNAKFKQFCSNLKIRLCFASPAHPQSNGQVEAVNKIIKKTLKTKLDKAKGCWPELLPEVLWSYRTTFRTSTGETPFSYHLEPRPWLR from the coding sequence ATGAGGGGGCAGGCCGTTGCTGACTTCTTATCTGAATTCACTGAGCCCCAAGCTTCTGCAGCTACCCAGCTCATAACCGAACCCAATCCCTCCCCGAGCCAGGACCAAACCCCCACCGAAAACACTCTCGACCTAACCCAGCCCCTGTGGACCTTATTTGTGGATGGCTCTTCTAATGCCCAGGGATGTGGGGCCGGCCTCGTTCTCGTCTCCCCAGACAAGGTTGCCCTCGAGTATGCCCTCCGCTTCAATTTCCAAGCCTCCAACAATGAGGCCGAATATGAAGCACTCTTAGCTGGTCTTAGCCTAGCCAAAGAGATGGACGCCAGGCAAATTCAGATCTTCAGCGATTCACAACTCGTGGTCCACCAGGTCAACCAGGACTTCACGGCTAAGGATGCCTCTATGACGGCTTACCTCCAGCACGCTCGGCACTTGCTGGCAACCTTCCACGCCCACTCTATCAGGCAAGTGCCGCGCTCAGAGAATAGCCATGCCGATGCACTAGCCAGGTTAGCCTCAGCCTTGGAGCAAGGAATGGGTCGCCACATCCACATCGAGTTTTTGGCCCAGCCCAGCACTCAAGCCCCACTCATCTGCACTATTGATCACAGCCCTACATGGATGGACCCCATCCTCCAGTTCTTGCAGAACCAAACACTACCCGCTGACCCAGCCGAGGCGCGACGCGTTCGCCATCGCTCTGCCCGTTACCTGGTCATTAACGGCTCCTTATATAAGCGGGGCTTCAGCCTCCCTTACCTTCGATGCCTGACTCCAGAAGAAGGTCACTATGTCCTCCGAGAAATCCATGAAGGCATCTGCGGCAATCACTCGGGCGCACGCTCGCTAGCCCATAAGGCAATCCGCCAAAGATACTTCTGGCCTTCACTCCACACTGATGCCCAGACCTTCACTCAGAAATGCGACAAGTGTCAGCGATTTGCCAACATCCCACAACTCCCGGCTGAACCATTGACCGCCATGGTCAGCCCTTTGCCATTTGCCCAATGGGGACTGGATCTCATTGGACCCATGCCAGAGGGCAAGGGCCAAGTCAAATATGCAGTTGTGGCTGTagactacttcaccaagtgGGCTGAGGCCGAGGCCCTGGCCACTATCACTGCGGCTCGCATCGAATCTTTTGTGTGGCAAAACATTGTATGTTGCTTCGGCATCCCCAACTCCATCGTCACCGACAATGGCCGGCAATTTGACAAtgccaaattcaaacaattttgttccaACCTCAAGATTCGTCTATGCTTCGCCTCCCCAGCCCATCCTCAGTCCAATGGCCAGGTCGAAGCCGTGAACAAAATTNTCGTCACCGACAATGGCCGGCAATTTGACAAtgccaaattcaaacaattttgttccaACCTCAAGATTCGTTTATGCTTCGCCTCCCCAGCCCATCCTCAGTCCAATGGCCAGGTCGAAGCCgtgaacaaaattatcaagaagACCCTCAAGACAAAACTTGACAAAGCCAAGGGCTGCTGGCCAGAACTACTCCCGGAAGTACTCTGGTCCTACCGCACCACCTTCCGCACATCCACGGGTGAGACGCCATTCTCCTATCATTTGGAACCGAGGCCGTGGCTCCGGTAG